One stretch of Methanobacteriaceae archaeon DNA includes these proteins:
- a CDS encoding EFR1 family ferrodoxin (N-terminal region resembles flavodoxins. C-terminal ferrodoxin region binds two 4Fe-4S clusters.) translates to MKMQNVDLYYFSGTGNTFLVAKKMVETFQDNGIEANLLKIEDSNPDEINLEHTIGLGFPVAELSTYEFVWDFIKALPEANGTNIFMVDTLGGFSGGIVGPVREIVKKKGYDPIGAKEIVMPPNIFYVQDEATNKNKIQIGLLEAEKYAQNIINGESKWGRVPVISDLLYYTSIIGLKITESNLNQKFFQMAPDMEKCNKCGQCVKMCPIDNITMASNDEFPVNNMKCVYCLRCTSFCPRKAIPAPFNYKGKTYAAVKARKLLD, encoded by the coding sequence ATGAAAATGCAAAATGTAGATTTATATTATTTTTCAGGAACTGGAAACACGTTTTTAGTGGCCAAAAAGATGGTGGAAACTTTCCAGGATAATGGCATTGAAGCAAATTTACTGAAAATTGAAGATTCCAATCCTGATGAAATTAATTTAGAACATACTATTGGTTTAGGATTTCCAGTGGCAGAATTATCCACTTATGAATTTGTTTGGGATTTTATTAAAGCCCTGCCTGAGGCCAATGGAACGAATATCTTCATGGTGGATACTTTAGGGGGTTTTTCTGGTGGAATTGTAGGTCCGGTGAGGGAAATAGTCAAAAAGAAAGGATATGATCCTATTGGTGCTAAAGAGATTGTAATGCCCCCTAATATTTTCTATGTTCAAGATGAGGCCACCAATAAGAATAAAATTCAAATAGGCCTTTTAGAAGCGGAAAAATATGCTCAAAACATAATTAATGGTGAATCCAAATGGGGAAGAGTCCCTGTGATTTCAGATTTACTATATTACACTTCAATTATTGGTTTAAAGATAACTGAATCTAATTTAAATCAAAAATTCTTTCAAATGGCTCCGGATATGGAAAAGTGTAACAAATGTGGCCAGTGCGTAAAAATGTGCCCTATTGACAATATAACCATGGCATCTAATGATGAATTTCCGGTTAATAACATGAAATGTGTTTACTGTCTAAGATGTACTTCTTTCTGCCCAAGAAAGGCCATTCCAGCACCATTTAATTACAAAGGAAAGACTTATGCTGCGGTGAAGGCCCGAAAATTATTGGATTAA
- a CDS encoding 4Fe-4S binding protein, which translates to MFSKPQKIRKLTLLLSFLLFPVTIFYFSPFLIIWGASLGIITGSFLTFTGLFILSLFFGRAFCGWACPTGGVQEYCFTINNQKTRGGKYNWIKFFIFVPWIAIIASMAILAGGLTTIDPLFMTKYGISISEPFMYVIYYGILITTILVAILAGKRANCHYFCFIAPFMIIGTKIKNFIRWPSLHIESDKKLCVGCNICKDCPMSLNVKENVLNKDMQDLECILCGECISSCPKGAIKYSFGIPKRGS; encoded by the coding sequence ATGTTCAGTAAACCACAAAAAATTAGAAAACTTACGCTACTTCTTTCATTTTTATTATTTCCAGTTACTATATTTTATTTTTCACCATTTTTAATCATATGGGGTGCATCATTGGGTATAATCACGGGGAGCTTTTTAACTTTCACAGGCTTGTTTATATTATCGTTATTCTTTGGCAGAGCATTCTGTGGATGGGCCTGTCCTACAGGTGGGGTTCAAGAGTATTGTTTTACCATAAATAACCAAAAAACAAGAGGCGGGAAATACAACTGGATAAAATTTTTCATTTTTGTCCCCTGGATTGCAATAATAGCTTCTATGGCAATTTTAGCAGGCGGTTTAACTACCATTGATCCATTATTCATGACTAAATATGGAATTTCTATCTCAGAACCATTTATGTATGTTATTTACTATGGAATTTTAATAACAACAATTTTAGTAGCAATTTTAGCTGGAAAAAGAGCTAATTGTCACTATTTTTGTTTTATAGCTCCATTTATGATTATCGGAACTAAAATAAAGAATTTCATCAGGTGGCCATCACTCCATATTGAATCAGATAAAAAGTTATGTGTGGGGTGCAACATCTGTAAAGATTGTCCTATGAGTCTTAATGTTAAAGAAAATGTATTAAATAAGGATATGCAAGATTTAGAATGTATTTTATGTGGTGAATGTATATCATCATGCCCTAAAGGCGCAATAAAATATTCATTTGGTATTCCTAAAAGAGGTAGTTAA
- a CDS encoding TetR/AcrR family transcriptional regulator, producing the protein MSKREPKEKRINEITRAAMDVFLKKGYEGTTMESIAQEAGISKGGLYHHFESKDMILMAVNEKMMEEMGEIILKASQCGSVKEGILYYIEKYILFWIEHPKETSFLFLSLAKVLDNQELLSYYHDYTVDYINYFEEAFTMGIQSGEFIPHNVKTSAITLMAALDGILSYMIFDNSLQLDEVVEHFEEKFIKPVVKSKSI; encoded by the coding sequence ATGTCAAAAAGAGAACCTAAAGAAAAACGTATTAATGAAATTACTCGAGCAGCCATGGATGTTTTTTTAAAAAAAGGATACGAAGGTACCACTATGGAATCCATTGCACAGGAAGCAGGAATTAGTAAAGGGGGCCTTTATCATCATTTTGAAAGTAAAGACATGATTTTGATGGCGGTTAATGAAAAAATGATGGAAGAAATGGGGGAAATAATCCTCAAAGCTTCACAATGTGGTTCGGTTAAGGAGGGAATACTATACTATATAGAAAAATACATTCTCTTCTGGATAGAACACCCTAAAGAGACCAGCTTTCTCTTTTTATCACTGGCCAAGGTTCTGGATAATCAAGAGCTTTTAAGTTATTATCATGACTACACTGTTGATTACATAAATTATTTTGAGGAAGCATTTACTATGGGGATTCAATCTGGTGAATTCATCCCGCACAATGTTAAAACAAGTGCTATAACCTTGATGGCTGCTTTGGATGGAATTTTGAGTTATATGATTTTTGATAACAGCCTGCAACTGGATGAAGTTGTGGAACATTTTGAAGAGAAATTCATCAAACCGGTAGTAAAATCTAAATCAATTTAA
- a CDS encoding PQQ-binding-like beta-propeller repeat protein, producing MAIFALIFMICAVSLSPAMATPAPGNESNTTYNNTNYTLKKSEPIWPDIFANNQSNGQSKNLGPQNNTTKWVFNTSGDNGIGGQTIGADGTIYFTSTSNDNGTVYALNPDGTIKWNLTFENLDSSIAPTIGDNGLLYIMSDYEVPVLTAINPDGTIRWQYTFREYESSVASYPVIGKDGSILVGLNLYDDDNDFTKIYSINPNGTLKWSYKIHRGVEDHIYTFFNSVGQNGALYVGSYFESEDEDYYGVLNAINPDGTLKWNYTFTEDLYKSWGIGSASWGSAVGPDGTIYAAVTSLVDKINEVHLYAFNPSGTVKWMQTINDGAHNFVMGLPSVASNGVVYLTTMFGTSDKDAFNNLHAFSPNGTKLWNYTQPALGEGFSSQVIGTDGTIYLASMGSPLIALNPDGTEKWKYNYPVYGIPSINKDGTLYIGIWGFEANSTTSLHAIAGQQSDLYLKTLVDNKNPKVGDTVKITFKVGNNGPGTAYNTTMTLKIPKGLQFIKALAQSGTFTYDGSTSTITWYLGDLGVIDPYLNVWTKVLAKGTYAISPILSTLTYDPNLARNTQSIVINAQAASNNSTDDVGMQHTGVPIGAAIVAFLMVLGGIVSSKKRK from the coding sequence ATGGCAATTTTTGCTCTGATTTTCATGATATGTGCTGTTTCATTATCTCCTGCCATGGCCACGCCCGCACCAGGAAATGAAAGTAACACAACCTACAATAACACTAATTACACTTTGAAAAAGTCAGAGCCTATCTGGCCTGACATTTTTGCCAATAACCAAAGTAATGGCCAATCAAAAAATCTAGGACCTCAAAACAACACTACTAAGTGGGTTTTTAATACCAGTGGAGATAATGGAATTGGTGGTCAGACCATAGGTGCTGATGGAACCATATATTTCACCAGTACATCAAATGATAACGGTACCGTATATGCTCTCAATCCTGATGGAACCATCAAGTGGAATTTGACCTTTGAAAATCTGGACAGTTCAATTGCTCCAACTATAGGGGACAATGGCCTCCTATACATTATGAGTGACTACGAAGTCCCAGTTCTAACTGCAATTAATCCTGATGGAACAATACGCTGGCAATACACATTTAGAGAATATGAATCTAGTGTAGCTTCCTATCCCGTTATTGGGAAAGATGGTAGTATTCTGGTAGGATTAAATCTCTACGATGATGACAATGATTTTACCAAAATATATTCTATTAATCCAAATGGAACACTTAAATGGAGCTACAAAATCCATAGAGGAGTAGAAGATCACATATACACATTTTTCAATTCAGTAGGTCAAAATGGAGCCCTTTATGTAGGATCCTACTTTGAAAGCGAAGATGAAGATTACTATGGTGTTCTCAATGCTATAAATCCGGACGGGACCTTAAAATGGAACTATACCTTTACTGAAGATCTTTATAAGTCTTGGGGAATAGGATCAGCAAGTTGGGGATCAGCAGTTGGGCCTGATGGAACAATATATGCTGCCGTAACTTCATTAGTAGATAAAATCAATGAAGTGCACTTATATGCCTTCAATCCAAGCGGAACTGTTAAATGGATGCAAACCATTAATGATGGAGCCCATAATTTCGTGATGGGTCTTCCTTCAGTAGCTTCCAACGGCGTGGTCTATCTCACTACCATGTTCGGGACTTCTGATAAAGACGCATTTAACAATCTGCATGCTTTCAGCCCAAATGGAACCAAACTATGGAACTACACCCAACCGGCACTGGGAGAAGGATTCAGCAGCCAAGTCATAGGCACTGATGGTACTATCTATCTGGCATCAATGGGAAGTCCTTTGATTGCTCTTAACCCTGATGGAACCGAAAAATGGAAATACAACTATCCGGTTTATGGAATACCTTCCATTAACAAGGACGGTACCCTTTACATTGGTATTTGGGGTTTTGAAGCAAATTCAACTACTTCCCTACACGCCATAGCTGGCCAGCAATCAGACCTGTATCTCAAAACTTTAGTGGACAATAAAAATCCGAAAGTAGGAGACACTGTTAAAATCACTTTTAAAGTGGGAAATAACGGTCCTGGAACTGCTTACAACACCACTATGACCTTAAAAATACCAAAAGGACTGCAATTCATTAAGGCCCTAGCTCAAAGTGGGACTTTCACTTACGACGGATCCACCAGTACTATAACCTGGTATCTGGGTGATTTAGGAGTAATTGACCCCTATCTCAATGTGTGGACTAAAGTACTGGCCAAAGGCACTTATGCCATATCTCCAATTCTATCTACACTAACCTATGATCCAAATTTAGCCCGTAACACCCAAAGTATTGTTATTAATGCTCAAGCAGCCAGTAACAACAGTACTGATGATGTGGGAATGCAGCATACTGGTGTTCCAATAGGAGCAGCAATTGTAGCATTTTTAATGGTTTTAGGTGGAATAGTTAGTTCTAAAAAGAGGAAATAA
- a CDS encoding glycosyl hydrolase translates to MTGQTIVLAAFSDNWGKSKITFPSKAVKTIHQAGLVPYIRLMPRSTLEDSYSKPDRVYSLDNIINGKFDTQLRKWARDAKNSNIPMIIDFAPEMNGDWFPWSGKLNGAGTKNKYGNLNLADGPEKYRDAYRHIITIFRQEKATKITWVFHVDAYNTPEKSWNNYKAYYPGDSYIDWIGVSVYGAQTPSEDWETFNQVMSSSYPQLTKISSKKPLAVLEFGVTERGTKKAKWISDALVSIKKGKYPRIKAMSYWHENWQNSDGSMSRLRLDSSKSALNTYKNSIKSSFFVKKAQFT, encoded by the coding sequence ATGACTGGTCAGACCATAGTTTTGGCCGCATTCTCTGATAACTGGGGAAAGAGTAAAATTACTTTCCCATCCAAGGCAGTTAAGACTATTCACCAGGCAGGTCTAGTGCCTTACATCCGTTTAATGCCCCGCAGCACATTAGAAGATTCTTATTCAAAACCCGACCGAGTTTATAGCTTAGACAATATTATAAATGGGAAATTTGACACTCAGCTGCGAAAATGGGCCCGAGATGCTAAAAATTCTAATATTCCCATGATTATTGATTTTGCCCCGGAAATGAATGGTGACTGGTTCCCTTGGAGTGGGAAACTCAATGGGGCAGGAACTAAGAATAAATATGGAAACCTTAATTTGGCTGATGGGCCTGAAAAATACAGGGATGCTTACAGACACATAATAACCATATTTAGACAGGAAAAAGCCACCAAGATTACCTGGGTGTTCCATGTGGATGCCTATAACACACCTGAAAAGTCCTGGAATAATTATAAGGCATATTATCCTGGTGACAGTTACATTGATTGGATAGGTGTCAGTGTTTATGGAGCACAAACTCCTTCAGAAGATTGGGAAACTTTTAATCAAGTTATGAGCAGTTCTTATCCTCAACTTACCAAAATATCCTCTAAAAAGCCTCTGGCCGTTTTGGAGTTTGGAGTTACTGAAAGGGGAACTAAAAAAGCTAAATGGATAAGTGATGCACTTGTTTCTATTAAAAAAGGAAAATATCCTCGAATTAAGGCCATGAGTTATTGGCATGAAAACTGGCAGAATTCTGATGGAAGCATGTCTCGTTTAAGACTTGATTCATCTAAAAGTGCATTAAATACTTATAAAAATTCAATTAAAAGTTCATTCTTTGTTAAGAAAGCCCAATTTACTTAA
- a CDS encoding DUF308 domain-containing protein: protein MTNNSLLGILAIILGILVMVFPLFSVFTVSVLAGLTVLLIGIWLLSLGFHAWGASKGMGIAYLILGILAIFVGIALFGNILALSFLASFWFYFGGFFLIIAGIMGFFAREHTVHKGSNALLVIMGILYIILGAYALDPYYLAIIIGIGLVIDGFVLLFVNPADVVEAASAE, encoded by the coding sequence ATGACCAATAATTCTCTTTTAGGTATTTTAGCTATAATTTTAGGTATTTTAGTCATGGTATTCCCATTGTTTTCAGTATTCACGGTCAGTGTGCTTGCTGGATTAACCGTATTATTAATCGGTATTTGGTTGCTTTCTTTAGGTTTCCATGCTTGGGGAGCAAGCAAAGGAATGGGTATTGCCTATTTAATATTGGGGATTCTAGCAATTTTTGTAGGAATAGCTTTATTTGGTAATATTCTAGCTTTAAGCTTCTTAGCAAGCTTCTGGTTCTACTTTGGTGGTTTCTTCTTGATTATTGCTGGTATCATGGGATTCTTTGCCCGTGAACACACCGTACACAAAGGATCAAACGCCTTACTAGTGATAATGGGTATTCTTTACATTATTTTAGGCGCTTACGCACTAGATCCATACTATTTGGCCATTATAATTGGTATTGGTCTGGTTATTGATGGATTTGTATTATTATTTGTAAATCCGGCAGATGTTGTTGAAGCAGCGTCTGCTGAATAA
- a CDS encoding EFR1 family ferrodoxin (N-terminal region resembles flavodoxins. C-terminal ferrodoxin region binds two 4Fe-4S clusters.) produces the protein MITIKSKSIDFYYFSGTGNTLLVVNKMKEVFQGKEYSVELKPIEKHDARAVNTKNTIGLAFPVAVFSTYNLVWDFIRNLPEANGTEIFMVDTLAGYSGGIVGPLRTIVEKKGYTPIGAREIIMPGNIFFIAKDKENDKKVRKGLKHAKKYAKALIKGKAKWGKVAILPDIMNVVSRGGLWLTGVNLHQKYLKFKVKESKCSKCGLCVNLCPVSNIKMEEYPVTGNECEYCMRCVSFCPKKAIPCVFNYKGKTYSAVKARKLLKDD, from the coding sequence GTGATAACTATTAAATCTAAAAGCATTGATTTTTACTATTTTTCTGGTACGGGAAACACTTTGCTGGTAGTTAACAAGATGAAAGAAGTATTTCAAGGGAAAGAATACTCTGTGGAACTTAAGCCCATAGAAAAACACGATGCCCGTGCAGTTAATACTAAAAATACCATTGGATTGGCCTTTCCAGTGGCCGTTTTTTCTACATATAACTTGGTCTGGGATTTTATTAGAAACCTTCCAGAAGCTAATGGAACTGAAATATTTATGGTTGATACTTTAGCTGGCTATTCTGGAGGTATAGTGGGGCCTTTGAGAACTATTGTCGAAAAGAAAGGTTATACTCCCATAGGGGCCCGTGAAATAATAATGCCGGGCAATATATTTTTCATTGCTAAAGACAAGGAAAACGATAAAAAAGTTAGAAAGGGACTCAAACACGCAAAAAAGTATGCTAAGGCCCTTATTAAAGGTAAAGCAAAATGGGGGAAGGTAGCTATACTTCCAGATATTATGAATGTAGTCTCTCGTGGTGGTTTGTGGTTAACTGGGGTTAATCTACATCAGAAATATCTAAAATTCAAGGTTAAAGAATCAAAATGCAGTAAATGTGGCCTTTGTGTTAATCTATGTCCAGTATCTAATATTAAGATGGAGGAATATCCGGTTACCGGGAATGAATGTGAATATTGCATGAGGTGTGTTTCATTTTGTCCTAAAAAGGCCATACCTTGTGTTTTTAATTACAAAGGGAAAACTTATAGTGCGGTTAAGGCCAGAAAATTGTTAAAGGATGATTAA
- a CDS encoding histidine kinase dimerization/phosphoacceptor domain -containing protein — protein sequence MTEYNAQILESDNIWKYVFDALPDLIAILDTDHRVVKINKAMANRLGVSSDAGIGLHCYEVVHHTDSPILECPHSKLLQDGLEHTQEVQEDNLGGYFLVTASPIVNPDGELLGSVHIARDITERMKMEKKLEKALHDKEILMKEIHHRVKNNLMMISSLLNIQSHYINDPDVKDLFTESQNRARSMALLHKELYESGDMKDIELSEYLSTLSKEIMHSYNSRDLNVDLGLDLQKGTIDVDRAIPLGLIATETIINSFKHAFPNGKGKINIKLYKDDDSYVLIISDDGVGFPEDLDFRSQGNMGMMLINGLINQIDGSINMKCENGTQFIIKFKDEEPIDE from the coding sequence ATGACAGAATACAATGCTCAAATTTTAGAGTCAGACAATATTTGGAAATACGTTTTTGATGCCCTACCAGATCTTATAGCTATTTTAGACACTGATCATAGGGTTGTAAAGATTAATAAGGCTATGGCCAATCGTTTAGGTGTCTCTTCTGATGCAGGTATTGGGTTGCATTGCTATGAAGTGGTACATCATACTGATTCACCTATATTAGAATGTCCTCACTCTAAACTCCTTCAAGATGGCCTGGAACATACACAAGAAGTTCAGGAAGATAATCTAGGCGGTTATTTTTTGGTAACGGCCTCTCCTATTGTTAATCCTGATGGTGAACTTCTGGGAAGTGTGCACATTGCCCGGGACATAACTGAACGTATGAAAATGGAGAAAAAACTGGAAAAAGCGTTACATGATAAGGAAATACTCATGAAAGAAATTCATCACAGGGTGAAAAATAACTTGATGATGATTTCCAGCCTTTTAAATATTCAATCTCACTATATTAATGATCCTGATGTAAAGGATCTCTTTACTGAAAGTCAGAACCGAGCAAGATCTATGGCCCTTTTGCATAAGGAGTTGTATGAATCCGGGGATATGAAAGATATTGAGCTTTCTGAATACTTAAGTACTCTTTCTAAAGAAATTATGCATAGCTATAATTCCCGGGATTTAAATGTTGATTTAGGCCTGGATTTGCAAAAGGGAACCATTGATGTGGATCGTGCTATTCCTTTAGGTTTAATAGCCACAGAAACAATTATAAACAGTTTTAAACATGCTTTCCCTAATGGAAAAGGAAAAATAAATATTAAACTTTATAAAGATGATGATTCATATGTATTAATAATTTCAGACGACGGTGTTGGATTCCCTGAAGATTTGGATTTTAGATCTCAGGGTAATATGGGAATGATGCTTATAAATGGATTAATCAATCAAATTGACGGTTCGATTAATATGAAATGTGAAAATGGAACACAATTCATCATTAAATTTAAAGATGAAGAACCTATTGATGAATAA
- a CDS encoding DUF2098 domain-containing protein — MQIIDGRGKQVNVGLTVRYGGTGTTGEVSAVKVEEDEGWIQIDHSEMWYNSESLEVLAENNIKPQKKSSKKFNAANALEKSKNKNDLADVSMGTGTCDGGG; from the coding sequence ATGCAAATTATTGACGGCCGTGGAAAGCAAGTAAATGTAGGTTTAACTGTTAGATACGGAGGTACTGGAACTACTGGAGAAGTTTCTGCTGTTAAAGTAGAAGAAGATGAAGGATGGATTCAAATAGATCATTCCGAAATGTGGTATAATAGTGAATCCCTTGAAGTTCTGGCTGAAAATAATATTAAACCCCAGAAAAAATCTTCTAAAAAGTTCAATGCGGCAAACGCATTAGAAAAATCTAAGAATAAAAACGATTTGGCCGACGTATCCATGGGCACTGGGACCTGTGATGGTGGTGGGTGA
- a CDS encoding PRC-barrel domain-containing protein yields MKVTEFLGKKVIDKNAMEIGKISDMEIDLSKGSINTVTISKSDIALKQKTFIVSVEDIGSVGDYVILALSGEDANHDKDSQEPESISISIEK; encoded by the coding sequence ATGAAGGTGACTGAATTTTTAGGTAAAAAAGTTATAGATAAAAATGCAATGGAAATTGGAAAAATCTCTGATATGGAAATTGACCTTTCAAAAGGTTCTATAAATACTGTAACTATTTCTAAGAGTGATATCGCTTTAAAACAAAAGACTTTCATAGTTTCTGTTGAGGATATTGGGTCAGTAGGAGATTATGTCATTCTCGCACTATCTGGTGAGGATGCAAATCATGATAAAGATTCTCAGGAACCCGAATCTATCTCTATTTCCATTGAAAAGTAA
- a CDS encoding Hsp20/alpha crystallin family protein, whose amino-acid sequence MARKTKAKKEKAPEKSIELETEVKEKSQETQEENEGKLEDSNLKKDIKENTEKIQTHAEKVLDDIISTFKGKQEEFGKTISNYTTVTEKPLVDLLEIDESLILKVDLPNISKDDVILEVTEESVEIAVQFEEDIEEMVKEAAAEEESDDESPKVKYILKERSKGKIERYIPLPVQINIEEVAARFEGSVLIVDLPKIKEPRFKVDIS is encoded by the coding sequence ATGGCAAGAAAAACCAAAGCAAAAAAGGAAAAAGCACCAGAAAAAAGTATTGAACTTGAAACTGAGGTAAAAGAAAAAAGCCAGGAAACCCAAGAGGAAAATGAGGGTAAATTGGAAGATTCCAATTTAAAAAAGGACATTAAAGAGAACACTGAAAAAATCCAGACCCATGCAGAAAAAGTTCTGGATGATATTATAAGCACCTTTAAAGGAAAACAGGAAGAGTTTGGTAAGACCATTTCCAATTACACCACTGTTACTGAAAAACCTTTAGTGGATCTCTTAGAAATCGACGAATCTTTAATATTGAAAGTTGACCTACCAAATATCAGCAAAGATGATGTAATTTTAGAAGTTACTGAAGAAAGTGTGGAAATCGCTGTTCAATTCGAAGAAGATATTGAAGAAATGGTGAAAGAAGCAGCTGCCGAAGAAGAATCTGATGATGAATCTCCTAAAGTTAAATATATCCTTAAAGAGAGAAGTAAAGGAAAAATAGAGCGATATATACCTCTTCCCGTACAAATAAATATTGAAGAAGTTGCAGCTCGCTTTGAAGGGTCTGTGCTAATTGTGGATCTTCCTAAAATAAAGGAACCACGATTTAAGGTAGATATCAGTTAA
- a CDS encoding site-2 protease family protein, producing the protein MKTSLRILTVFEIPIELDISFLLLILFIYLMAILNIIQLELAVLITLVFVTVVIHELSHSYIAQRYGVDIERIVLLPIGGVAQMGEIPKEPRQELYIAAVGPMANVIIAGLSYLLFLVTESALPLFASAFILQFALVNLVLAVFNLLPAFPMDGGRVLRAILAERMKYVRATELSVSIGKIFAILMAGAGIFLPNFFLILIALFIYIGADQEYKATIISSLLGDLKVENIMTSEVMTLSPQISIEEALEKMFQYKHMGYPVMSEEKLEGIVTFHDLSNAKKENKNLLVSDVMSKDLITTNPNEEVIIALEKLTKHNLGRLPVVKDDKLVGIISKTDIIKILNLMKNKAK; encoded by the coding sequence ATGAAAACATCCCTGAGAATTCTCACTGTATTTGAAATTCCAATTGAACTGGATATCTCATTTTTATTATTAATATTATTCATTTATTTAATGGCCATTTTAAATATAATCCAATTAGAGTTAGCAGTTTTAATAACCCTTGTTTTCGTCACCGTGGTGATTCACGAGCTTTCACATTCGTATATTGCCCAGCGATATGGGGTGGATATAGAAAGAATTGTGCTTCTACCTATTGGTGGAGTGGCCCAAATGGGAGAAATTCCTAAAGAACCTAGGCAAGAGCTTTATATTGCTGCAGTGGGGCCCATGGCCAATGTGATAATTGCTGGACTTTCCTACCTATTATTCTTAGTTACTGAGTCAGCATTGCCCCTATTTGCTTCTGCATTTATACTGCAATTTGCCTTAGTTAATCTGGTTTTAGCAGTGTTTAATTTGCTACCTGCGTTTCCTATGGATGGTGGAAGAGTATTAAGGGCTATTTTAGCAGAAAGAATGAAATATGTGCGGGCCACAGAATTATCAGTTTCTATTGGGAAAATTTTTGCCATACTAATGGCCGGAGCAGGAATATTTTTACCTAACTTTTTCCTTATATTAATTGCACTGTTTATTTACATTGGAGCTGATCAGGAATACAAAGCTACCATAATCTCTTCACTTTTAGGAGACCTGAAGGTTGAAAATATCATGACCTCCGAAGTTATGACACTTTCACCACAGATAAGTATAGAGGAAGCACTAGAAAAGATGTTTCAATACAAACACATGGGTTATCCAGTTATGAGTGAGGAAAAATTAGAGGGTATAGTAACTTTTCATGATTTATCAAATGCTAAAAAAGAAAATAAAAACTTATTAGTATCTGATGTGATGAGTAAAGATTTAATCACCACCAATCCAAATGAGGAAGTTATAATTGCCCTTGAAAAACTTACAAAACATAATTTAGGACGTTTGCCTGTAGTGAAAGATGATAAATTGGTGGGAATTATATCAAAAACAGATATTATTAAGATTTTAAATCTAATGAAGAATAAGGCCAAATAA